One part of the Heptranchias perlo isolate sHepPer1 chromosome 10, sHepPer1.hap1, whole genome shotgun sequence genome encodes these proteins:
- the ccdc32 gene encoding coiled-coil domain-containing protein 32: MAASETESGDDMWERICSGLPARTRDGNETDSPIGDCLPESFCEIFSPIPGQVLDMDLTSSDEDHSEGDNGWTPLADSDQYLAALENRLRKLKGLNEEPNSKEMLRSLSQAKKECWDRFLHEQFGSDVYSDEYEIDQSAIDHFKRWLQPERVAVSAEEVQYLIDPEGREEPEGESYSACEQ; encoded by the exons ATGGCTGCGAGTGAGACAGAGTCTGGCGATGATATGTGGGAGCGGATATGTTCTGGATTGCCAGCTCGCACAAGGGATGGGAATGAAACTGACTCCCCAATCGGAGACTGCCTGCCAGAATCTTTCTGTGAAATATTCAGCCCAATTCCAGGGCAGGTGCTGGACATGGATTTGACCAGCAGCGATGAGGATCACTCAGAAGGTGATAATGGTTGGACGCCCTTGGCAGATTCAGACCAATATTTAGCAGCATTGG AAAATCGGCTGAGAAAATTGAAGGGTCTGAACGAGGAACCGAATTCGAAAGAGATGCTCCGCAGCCTGTCACAGGCAAAGAAGGAATGCTGGGATCGATTCCTACACGAGCAGTTTGGGTCTGATGTGTACAGCgatgagtatgagatagaccAGAG CGCCATTGACCATTTCAAGCGGTGGCTGCAGCCGGAGAGAGTTGCGGTCAGTGCGGAGGAAGTTCAGTATCTGATCGACCCCGAAGGACGGGAGGAGCCCGAGGGTGAGAGCTACTCGGCCTGTGAGCAGTAA